In Colias croceus chromosome 19, ilColCroc2.1, the following are encoded in one genomic region:
- the LOC123700578 gene encoding RRP12-like protein: MGKFRSKIKGSSKGKRWQKGQSSNSNPKTQKYREMAKSRFFQENLNNSGLTQQALQKHDYMTLYGHNKKVDDELTIAKEFESMSVRTGDDDTETEYTGSQKSGTFKTFQTFASDWSQCSNISFSKLLTRFDSNNAVHKEMLAVLAAVTEVIKEQGGKETTTEYFAALMQTLKSSEGEESLVATLSLLSMGIKSVPQAVLRKQFSDSAAIFMDILEKNANSENGTLLRSAIGCLSVLLRAQEYAVWGHSSTMKVFDCVLAFTIHSKPKVRKAAQHGITSILRGSCFMIPSEDQKNKVKLHPAANRVAEYCLQGIKPEALLSGHRTVLHTLAMLRDVLPAFSKDNIKITCEAILSLMTHNNIYIKTCCLHTLHALFSTPIDSSNITSNLAIQLNRALMAARPPANDTGQILAWATVLQQGYGCLAGLDINLCVPNLPAFVGICVSELWLSDVAEVNAASTNALKAILLDCVKPALDSEECLVKHKSHIDAIFKTIGTGLDNPFNQAIKHVILTIAVCFEIGNEKVANSLGPLLKKLNDRRESHNFFNEKEAEYATGCAIKSLGPEFVLKIIPIRNGETINLDRSWLLPVMKEKITNSNLKYFATDILELATFCRRKSRELAEANDTPGSHTYDLLCNQFWALLPSFCNSPKDIKDSFKVIARVLGSVLKDNPEFRLSVMAALRKLIACSVDSDGDKAELGRFAKNYVPILLNIYMSPAKGSTAEGQRLAALETIQVYLTICDQTLREELFTNALQQLETSENNHFQRESILDIIRLLVLYQSSEQIANLFDKWVYPLCETVLENPKKHKKTKKENQDKMDDENNEDGKDKKELRYKDKAKLLEMEHKKAYRILEEIFKSDNDSCQEFLKSNYKKIKKLLMTSLNKVADSSKAARLRCIEHLITMQSSNLNSESKLIKSAIAESVICTKDINTKCRECAFSVITAIGNILKAQDGGMQAFIDMLQSGLSAPLPRIVGATIRALSSALYNFSEEMGLELVQGLLETMAGMMMNGNREIVAAAMSFLKVYTKVLPTEVLSGSLPLLFKTLSTMSEDCKRHSRLEIGYFLSRMARKFGSETIEKLIPREDEIMLRRLRNIRKMDNRKKRMKEGREQESDSETDIAVKGTSKTLEDILKDSDSEMEYLDEERPKAKAKKGRNQAWIQDDPENIVDLADVSSARKITATDPKKKRAVEEKAQKKKDGGFRTAPDGRLIIADDDFGDDDDDEPKPSGDIDSDTDDTDGEDNEKPSKLVKPGTKRRYDDILSIKSGRTNRSRASTATVASKYKAGGKGIHRPLGSAASVTSVGTDYRSKKAKGDIKKKGKPEPYAYLPLSRKNLNKRKKAVTTKQFKGIVKSKTKGVKIKPNKK, from the exons atGGGTAAATTCAGATCGAAAATAAAAGGTTCCTCAAAGGGGAAAAGATGGCAGAAGGGTCAGTCATCGAATTCAAACCCGAAAACCCAGAAATACCGGGAAATGGCAAAATCCCGGTTCTTCCAGGAGAACCTTA ATAACTCAGGTCTAACTCAACAAGCGCTACAGAAGCATGACTATATGACCCTCTACGGTCATAATAAGAAAGTTGACGATGAGCTGACTATAGCTAAAGAGTTTGAAAGTATGTCAGTGCGTACTGGCGATGATGACACGGAAACAGAATACACTGGCTCACAGAAGTCTGGAACATTCAAAACGTTTCAGACGTTTGCGTCAGATTGGAGTCAGTGCTCTAATATTAGTTTTAGCAA ACTCCTAACAAGGTTTGATTCAAACAATGCAGTACACAAAGAAATGTTGGCAGTATTAGCCGCAGTTACTGAAGTTATCAAGGAACAAGGAGGCAAGGAGACCACTACAGAGTATTTTGCAGCTTTG ATGCAAACTCTAAAATCGTCAGAGGGTGAAGAAAGCCTAGTAGCCACATTATCCCTGCTTTCAATGGGCATCAAATCTGTCCCACAAGCAGTATTACGGAAACAGTTCTCAGATTCTGCGGCGATATTCATGGATATATTGGAAAAGAATGCGAATTCTGAAAACGGGACCTTATTGCGTAGTGCTATAGGTTGTTTGTCAGTTTTATTGAGGGCACAAGAGTATGCGGTCTGGGGGCACTCGTCGACGATGAAAGTGTTTGACTGTGTGCTCGCTTTTACTATACATTCGAAGCCAAAG gtaCGAAAAGCAGCCCAACATGGCATTACGTCAATACTCCGAGGCAGCTGTTTTATGATACCATCAGAAGATCAGAAGAATAAG GTGAAACTCCACCCAGCCGCAAACCGTGTAGCGGAATACTGTCTACAAGGAATCAAACCGGAAGCCTTGCTCTCCGGTCACAGGACTGTGTTGCACACGCTGGCTATGTTGCGCGATGTGTTGCCAGCTTTCAGTAAGGATAATATTAAG ATCACCTGCGAAGCGATCCTCTCGCTAATGacacacaataatatatacattaaAACGTGCTGTCTCCACACGTTGCACGCTTTATTCTCAACGCCCATAGATTCGTCGAACATAACCTCAAACCTTGCGATACAGTTGAACAGAGCGTTAATGGCGGCTAGACCGCCGGCGAATGATACGGGGCAGATATTGGCGTGGGCTACAGTGCTGCAACAGGGATACGGGTGTTTAGCTGG gCTCGATATAAACTTGTGTGTACCAAACCTGCCAGCGTTCGTCGGCATTTGTGTGTCGGAACTGTGGCTCTCAGACGTTGCTGAAGTCAACGCAGCTTCTACCAACGCACTGAAA GCAATTCTTCTGGACTGCGTGAAGCCGGCGCTAGACTCGGAGGAATGTTTGGTAAAACACAAGTCACATATCGACGCCATCTTTAAAACAATCGGAACGGGTCTTGATAATCCGTTCAACCAAGCTATCAAACATGTTATTCTGACTATAGCTGTTTGTTTTGAG ATCGGAAACGAAAAAGTAGCAAACTCTCTCGGACCATTACTAAAGAAACTCAACGATCGTCGCGAAAGTCACAACTTTTTCAACGAAAAAGAAGCTGAATACGCTACAGGGTGCGCTATAAAATCCCTAGGACCAGAATTCGTGTTAAAAATCATTCCCATACGAAACGGAGAGACAATAAACCTAGATAGAAGTTGGTTACTACCCGTGATGAAGGAAAAAATAACCAATTCCAACCTAAAATACTTCGCAACTGATATTCTAGAATTGGCCACTTTTTGTAGGCGAAAATCCCGTGAACTAGCCGAAGCAAATGATACTCCCGGGTCTCACACTTACGATCTATTGTGCAACCAATTCTGGGCCTTATTGCCCAGTTTCTGTAACTCTCCTAAAGACATTAAGGACAGTTTTAAAGTGATTGCCAGAGTTTTGGGGAGTGTTTTAAAGGATAATCCAGAGTTTAGATTGTCTGTAATGGCGGCTTTGAGGAAGTTGATTGCGTGTTCTGTGGATAGTGATGGAGATAAGGCGGAATTGGGGAGGTTTGCTAAGAATTATGTGCCGATTctactaaatatatatatgtcgCCGGCTAAAGGGAGTACCGCGGAGGGACAGAGGCTAGCTGCATTGGAGACTATACAG GTATACCTCACAATATGCGATCAAACGTTACGCGAAGAGCTATTCACAAACGCGCTCCAACAACTAGAGACCTCCGAAAACAATCACTTCCAACGCGAATCGATTCTCGATATAATCCGTCTGCTCGTACTCTACCAAAGTAGCGAACAAATTGCTAACCTTTTTGACAAATGGGTATACCCATTATGCGAAACAGTACTGGAAAACCcgaaaaaacacaaaaaaactaaaaaagaaAACCAAGACAAAATGGACGACGAGAATAATGAAGATGGTAAggataaaaaagaattacgCTACAAGGACAAAGCGAAATTGCTTGAAATGGAACACAAAAAAGCGTACAGGATATTGGAAGAGATATTCAAAAGTGATAATGATAGTTGTCAAGAGTTTTTGAAGtcgaattataagaaaataaagaaactgTTGATGACGTCGCTCAATAAAGTGGCTGATAGCAGCAAGGCGGCTAGATTAAG ATGCATAGAACACTTGATTACCATGCAGTCGTCGAATCTCAATTCTGAAAGTAAACTCATCAAATCGGCTATAGCCGAATCGGTTATATGCACTAAAGATATCAACACTAAGTGTAGGGAATGTGCGTTTAGTGTTATAACCGCGATCGGGAATATACTGAAGGCACAGGATGGAG GCATGCAAGCGTTCATAGACATGTTACAATCGGGTCTCTCCGCACCCCTACCGCGTATAGTTGGTGCCACAATCCGAGCATTATCATCAGCTCTTTACAACTTTTCCGAGGAGATGGGCCTGGAACTGGTCCAGGGGCTGCTGGAGACGATGGCTGGAATGATGATGAACGGGAATAGGGAGATTGTGGCTGCTGCTATGAGTTTTTTGAAG GTATACACAAAAGTGCTCCCCACAGAAGTTCTCTCCGGCAGCTTACCGCTATTGTTCAAAACCCTGTCCACAATGTCGGAGGATTGCAAGCGACATTCACGTTTGGAAATCGGATATTTCCTCTCCCGTATGGCGAGGAAGTTCGGTTCGGAAACCATTGAGAAGTTAATACCGAGAGAGGATGAAATTATGCTGCGTAGACTGAGGAATATCAGGAAGATGGATAATAGAAAGAAGAGGATGAAGGAAGGAAG AGAACAAGAATCCGATTCTGAAACGGACATAGCCGTGAAAGGCACGTCCAAGACCCTAGAGGACATTCTGAAGGACTCGGACTCAGAAATGGAGTACTTGGACGAGGAGAGACCTAAAGCGAAGGCCAAAAAGGGCAGGAACCAGGCCTGGATTCAGGATGATCCGGAGAATATCGTGGATCTGGCTGATGTTTCTTCCGCTAGGAAGATTACTG CTACGGATCCAAAGAAGAAACGTGCGGTCGAAGAAAAGGCGCAAAAGAAGAAAGATGGCGGCTTCCGTACAGCGCCCGATGGCAGGTTGATTATAGCTGATGATGACTTcggtgatgatgatgatgatgagccCAAGCCCAGTGGTGATATAGATAGTGATACTGATGATacag ATGGTGAAGATAATGAGAAACCTTCGAAATTAGTGAAACCAGGAACTAAACGACGTTACGATGATATTCTCAGTATAAAGAGCGGACGGACGAATAGAAGTAGGGCTTCCACTGCCACTGTGGCTTCTAAATATAAGGCTGGAGGAAAGGGTATTCACAG ACCACTTGGTTCAGCAGCATCTGTAACATCTGTAGGAACAGATTACCGCTCAAAGAAAGCGAAGGGTGATATTAAAAAGAAGGGAAAACCGGAGCCGTACGCGTATCTACCGCTGTCGAGGAAGAATCTTAATAAGag GAAAAAGGCTGTTACAACGAAACAATTCAAAGGCATAGTCAAGTCCAAGACAAAAGGTGTTAAAATAAAGccgaataaaaaataa
- the LOC123700580 gene encoding uncharacterized protein LOC123700580, translated as MSGDFPFAAKIVSPLKCNEKPWDLWVSEIGHLSPRRDNDGTFTTPAAVDSKSSSTRRVHDSHPYKVAERGQARYRRAGLNRLRYESMSLHGLFPQMDNLNAAVCHMCGDIVKCSAVYRHLLESHTGAEPILPPPPPTVKLKSAPGRSRHKKEPPPPVPVDIHPVKMETSPVHTAAAPLSRIVLPQPDLQYLEEASTSSAITGEVQISMESGELPVVSIQDTEDLPLGENLTDDIFAIMNSEGIQSADDITNAADWKNIIKDIHDINFPTTSETMQSQDLYAASLDTSLTGYTISDTDLSNLSFPPNTSPMLSTVVDNVQTAQALKAPATPSTKAQTRKTSKTKFNLREYDPNKHCGVVTAENPKPCTRSLTCKAHALSLRRTVEGRAKPFDTLLAEHRASRDAAASGNTYTPPVAHPPPPAPVATPAPVTTVPLNLPPLLVNTSIDLGTFNGLTTEQQVNDIYASWLSVEDPVLPDTSSITSLLSQPLPTDSFLLPDDADIPTDVPILSIAPPAQPTPPVKEEKPEGPLPLVPSDVCWYSSCPRPLALCTFNASHAGSAITLGKKFATVRSNIKSSLTRSSKASGVANNYYSQSLSSLSKTLHMNNASKTNKPEVRKLIVTCSSTSGGSKDVQQTLSDLFGGDVRHTLNGHLGHSERKPRAATIKTAKRPSSAVLDLGFSLDPLLADEKC; from the coding sequence ATGTCTGGTGACTTCCCATTCGCGGCGAAGATAGttagtccattgaaatgtaACGAGAAACCATGGGATTTGTGGGTGAGCGAAATCGGTCACTTGTCTCCGAGACGAGACAACGATGGAACGTTTACGACGCCGGCGGCGGTGGACAGCAAAAGCTCGTCCACCCGCCGCGTCCACGACTCCCATCCGTACAAGGTGGCGGAGCGGGGCCAGGCGCGGTATCGGCGCGCGGGCCTCAACCGCCTGCGGTACGAAAGCATGAGCCTCCATGGACTGTTTCCACAAATGGACAATTTAAACGCTGCAGTGTGTCACATGTGCGGAGATATAGTGAAGTGTAGTGCAGTGTACAGACATTTACTTGAATCCCACACTGGTGCTGAGCCAATCCTTCCACCTCCACCTCCTACAGTTAAACTAAAATCAGCTCCGGGCCGAAGTAGGCATAAGAAGGAGCCACCACCTCCCGTTCCTGTAGATATCCACCCTGTAAAGATGGAGACCTCCCCAGTGCACACGGCAGCCGCTCCTTTATCTAGGATAGTTTTGCCACAACCTGATTTACAGTACCTGGAAGAAGCGAGCACCTCTTCAGCAATAACTGGTGAGGTGCAGATAAGCATGGAGAGCGGAGAGTTACCTGTTGTCAGTATTCAAGATACAGAGGATTTACCACTGGGAGAAAACCTCACTGATGACATTTTTGCAATAATGAACTCTGAAGGAATACAGAGTGCAGACGACATCACAAATGCTGCAGActggaaaaatataattaaggaTATACATGACATAAATTTTCCTACAACTAGTGAAACTATGCAATCACAAGACTTGTATGCAGCATCATTAGATACATCACTAACTGGTTATACAATATCAGACACAGATTTATCAAATTTATCATTTCCACCGAACACATCTCCCATGTTATCAACAGTCGTAGACAATGTACAAACTGCTCAAGCTTTAAAGGCTCCGGCGACGCCGAGCACGAAGGCGCAAACGCGCAAAACGAGTAAAACGAAATTTAATCTACGAGAATACGATCCGAATAAGCACTGCGGAGTAGTCACCGCCGAGAATCCCAAGCCTTGCACGCGGTCGCTCACGTGCAAAGCGCACGCTCTGTCGCTGCGGAGGACTGTGGAGGGCCGCGCGAAGCCCTTCGACACACTGTTAGCAGAACATCGCGCCTCAAGGGATGCTGCAGCTTCGGGGAACACGTACACCCCTCCGGTCGCTCACCCCCCGCCACCGGCGCCCGTGGCCACCCCTGCGCCAGTAACGACAGTTCCTCTCAACCTCCCACCGCTCCTAGTCAATACATCAATAGACCTCGGCACTTTCAACGGCTTAACGACTGAGCAGCAAGTGAACGACATCTACGCGAGTTGGCTAAGCGTCGAAGATCCCGTTTTACCCGATACGTCAAGCATCACATCTCTCCTCAGCCAACCACTGCCCACTGATTCTTTTCTGTTACCGGACGACGCGGATATCCCCACGGATGTACCTATACTAAGTATAGCACCGCCAGCGCAACCGACTCCTCCTGTTAAGGAAGAGAAGCCGGAAGGTCCGCTGCCGTTGGTGCCGAGCGACGTCTGTTGGTACTCCTCGTGTCCGCGGCCGCTGGCTCTCTGTACCTTCAACGCGTCTCACGCGGGCAGTGCAATAACGTTAGGCAAGAAATTCGCGACCGTCCGGAGTAACATAAAATCGTCGTTAACGCGGTCGTCCAAGGCGTCTGGCGTCGCGAACAATTACTACAGCCAGAGCCTGTCGTCGCTTTCTAAGACTTTACATATGAACAATGCTAGTAAAACGAACAAGCCAGAAGTGCGTAAACTAATAGTGACGTGTAGTTCAACTAGTGGTGGTAGTAAGGACGTGCAGCAGACGTTGAGTGATCTATTCGGTGGTGACGTGCGGCACACTTTAAACGGACATTTGGGACATTCAGAGCGCAAGCCTCGCGCTGCGACCATCAAAACCGCCAAGCGGCCTTCCTCAGCGGTGCTCGATCTGGGTTTCTCTCTAGATCCGCTCTTAGCTGACGAAAAATGCTGA